GATCTTCATCCTGACGAAGCTCCTTAATCAACTCAACCTGAATGAAGTTTAGCGGATCGACATATGGATTCCGTCTATGAACTGAATCTTTGATATTTGGCGTATGATCCAGTAGTTCTTCATCTTCTGTTATTTCCAGAAGGATATTCTTGGTTCTTTCGTATTCCTCTAAGATGTTGCCAAAAATACGATCAGCAATTTCTTTATCTTCTACAAGCGATTTGTATTCCTGTGCCGTAGTGATATCTGCTTTCATTAGTGCCATTTGCAGATTATCAACCGTACTCCTGAAAAACGGCCATTCTGCATACATTTCCTGTAAGACCTTCAGATTTTCAGGACTTTGTTGTGCAAAGCTCTGCAAACCAGAACCCGCCGCATACCATGCAGGGAAAAGCTGTCTGCTTTGGGTCCACGCAAATACCCATGGAATAGCACGAAGATTTTCAAACTTACTGCTGTTCTTACGGCTCATTGGACGAGAACCTATATTAAGCTCAGCAAGTTCCTTTAATGGTGTTGCTTGGTTGAAATAGGTGATGAAATCAGGATCTTCGAACACAAGCGATTGATATTTCCTCAAGGAAACAGCAGATATTTGTTCGATTGCATCAACCCATCTTTGGTCACGTAAATGGCCCTGCTCAGATTCCTTTAAGACATTAGCAGCTGCCTTCATCATCGTGGATGTAGCCTGTTCAAGGCTTCTATAAGCAATATCTTTCAATAGGTAGCGAGATGATAATACTTCACCCTGTTCGGTAATTTTCACTCCCTGCCCAAGTGTTTCGACAGGCTGGGATAGCAAACTTCTGTTCAATGGTCCGCCACCACGGCCCAAGGAACCTCCCCTGCCATGGAAAAACTTCAGTCCAATTTGGTACTTCTTCGCCATTTCATTGATTTCGAGCTGGGCTTTGTAAAGTTTCCAGTTAGCCGTCAACGTTCCGCCATCCTTGCTTCCATCTGAATACCCAAGCATTATTTCCTGCTGGTCCCCCATCTTTTTCAAATGATTGCGGTAAACAGGCATGTTGAATAATGTTTCCATGATTTTAGGCCCAGCTGTTAAATCATCGATCGTTTCAAGCAACGGAGCAACATTCAAATCCGTCTCAAATGTACCATCAGTGTGGAGCCTGTAAATACCGGCTTCTTTGGCTAGGACAAGAACTTCCAGCAAATCACTTGCCGATTGAGTCATACTCACTAAATAAACAGAGATCGATCGCTTTCCGAACTCATTGTGTGCCCGTTTGATCATCTGAAAAACTCGAAGCATTTCCTGTGTCTCTTTTGAGTAGTCCTCATGAAGAAGGAGCAATGGCCTTGGGTCCGCAAGAATTTTAATAAGTAATTCCTGTTTGTCATCTTCAGATAATGATGGGTAATCCTGAGTGATCCCGACCTTTTTTAGTATTTCAGATATTGCCGCTTCATGTTCCCCGCTATGGTTCCGAATATCCAGAGTGGCAAGATGGAATCCAAATAACTGTACTTGCCTGATCAACTTCTGCAAACTTTTAAGCTCATGGTGCACAGGGTGGTGCTGATAGATGCTTCGTTTAATGACAAGAAGGTCTTCAAGCATTTCCTCTGATGATTTATAGCCTATTTCTGATTTCCCGGCTTCCTTGAGCCTTTGAATGATGACCGCGAATTTACGGCGATACACTTCGCCTTCAATATTCCACTTTTGATCATCTGTTAAATATCTTTCCTCATCCTCAAGCACAGATGCCATTAACTCTTCACTAACAGCTGCTCTTGTGATTGAATGGCTGAAACGCTTCATCAAGTCAACTAATACAGCTTTATATTTTTTTAGTACGAGACGTCTTTGTCTTTGCAAAGTTTCCCATGTAATATCTGGAGTCACATTTGGATTGCCATCCCTGTCACCGCCGATCCATGAACCAAATCGAAGGAAATGAGGCACTTTCCATTCATGTTCAGAATAGTGACCTTTCAGGCTAGTTTCTACTTCCTGATGGATTTCAGGGAGCACGTCGAATAAAGTCTGGTCAAAATAATAAAGTCCATTCCTTACTTCATCTATGACGGTGGGTTTACGATCCCTCAATTCATCCGTTTGCCATAGGACGGAAACCTCATTGAATAAGCTTTCCTCGACCCTTTCACGCTCTTTCTTGGATAAAAGTGGGTTGTCCAGACTTTTAAGGATATCTGCTATCCTTTTCTGGATCTCCAGAATTGAACGCTTGGTGGCTTCTGTTGGATGGGCTGTTATGATCAATTCCAAAGAAATGGTATTTAATACATTTTGGATGATATCAGAGGATATATGATTGTCTTTCAATGAAAGGATGGCTGCTTCAATAGAGCCAGGCTGTGCGCTGATCTCGGACTCCAGCAAGTAATCACGGCGCCTGCGGATCCGATGGTTTTGTTCTGCAGCATTGATTAAATGAAAATATACAGAAAAAGCTCTGATTACATTCTTCCTCATGGGTACTGACAAACTAGCGATTTCCTCTTTCAAAGCAGGGTATGTATCGCGGTCATGTCCATTTCTAAGCGTTTTGCACATAGCGCGGATCTTTTCTACTTTTTCAAACAGTTCCACTCCGCCATGATAGACTAGAATATCTCCAAGGATGTTTCCAAGCATTTTCACATCCCGGCGTAATGGCAAACTGCTGTCATTCACTTCGATTCCTGATGTCATTTTGTCACCTTCCTAAAACTTGTGAGAATATTTTAAATATTAATATACCATAAAAGGACATAGAATGTGAAATAATAAGCATATTGATAAGGTACTCTCCTGTGATTCCATAGGTAATAACTCATTAAAAGTGTAAGTAAATCTTATTTAAATTTCCACCTAAACGCCTCTGTAGACAATCCAATTCATTATAGAGAAAAGGCTTCCCAAAAAGGAAAGCCTTTATCAACTCATATCCGTTTTTGTTAACTTGCTTTATCTTTATCTTTTTTCTTTGGTTTTCCAGTTACAATTACTTTCATTGTTTTCGCTGTTTTAGTTTTACCGGCGAAGTTCTCAGCTTCTGCAAGCAATGTATGTGATCCATTCGCAAGATCCAACTCCACTGAGAAAGTGCCGTCACGCCCGGTTTTAGCCGAGTCAATCAGGAATACATCATTCCCATGCTGTTCATAAATATTCACTGTCGTCCCCTGGGCTGCTGTGCCTTTTACTAATGCCAGTTCATCCTTCACCTTCAATTCATCCAAATCCCAAGCTGGAGCTTCAGGGATTTCCTGAACCGAATCCTTGGACCACCTGATGGCATTCACGAATAACTGTCGTCCATCCTGAGTCCACCCATAGTCAGGTCCGATGATATTCGTAACTGAAAAAGAAGACATCAGCAAGTGCATATGATCCTTGCTCCTGAATTCAAAGCCAATTGATTCACCTTTATCCTCCCCGTCCACTGAAAGGCTCGAAATCGCAATTCCAGTGTAGTCTTTAAAGGTTGAATATGGACTTTTCGCACTGTGGATTTTAACGCGGCCATTTTCATCCTGGGCGACTTCATTAAATATTGGATGCCCATCGACAGCTTGAACAAAGATTGCACCTTCATTATATCCCTGCTGATCCATTTCCGGACTTCCCGCTGCCTCTTTCAGTCTTTGAATGGAGCCCTCTCCAA
This portion of the Mesobacillus sp. S13 genome encodes:
- the ppc gene encoding phosphoenolpyruvate carboxylase, translating into MTSGIEVNDSSLPLRRDVKMLGNILGDILVYHGGVELFEKVEKIRAMCKTLRNGHDRDTYPALKEEIASLSVPMRKNVIRAFSVYFHLINAAEQNHRIRRRRDYLLESEISAQPGSIEAAILSLKDNHISSDIIQNVLNTISLELIITAHPTEATKRSILEIQKRIADILKSLDNPLLSKKERERVEESLFNEVSVLWQTDELRDRKPTVIDEVRNGLYYFDQTLFDVLPEIHQEVETSLKGHYSEHEWKVPHFLRFGSWIGGDRDGNPNVTPDITWETLQRQRRLVLKKYKAVLVDLMKRFSHSITRAAVSEELMASVLEDEERYLTDDQKWNIEGEVYRRKFAVIIQRLKEAGKSEIGYKSSEEMLEDLLVIKRSIYQHHPVHHELKSLQKLIRQVQLFGFHLATLDIRNHSGEHEAAISEILKKVGITQDYPSLSEDDKQELLIKILADPRPLLLLHEDYSKETQEMLRVFQMIKRAHNEFGKRSISVYLVSMTQSASDLLEVLVLAKEAGIYRLHTDGTFETDLNVAPLLETIDDLTAGPKIMETLFNMPVYRNHLKKMGDQQEIMLGYSDGSKDGGTLTANWKLYKAQLEINEMAKKYQIGLKFFHGRGGSLGRGGGPLNRSLLSQPVETLGQGVKITEQGEVLSSRYLLKDIAYRSLEQATSTMMKAAANVLKESEQGHLRDQRWVDAIEQISAVSLRKYQSLVFEDPDFITYFNQATPLKELAELNIGSRPMSRKNSSKFENLRAIPWVFAWTQSRQLFPAWYAAGSGLQSFAQQSPENLKVLQEMYAEWPFFRSTVDNLQMALMKADITTAQEYKSLVEDKEIADRIFGNILEEYERTKNILLEITEDEELLDHTPNIKDSVHRRNPYVDPLNFIQVELIKELRQDEDPDDELLTQVLLTISGVAAGLRNTG